GGCCTTAACCCCCAGAGAATTTACAGATACATTGGAAAATCGCCTGCTGCTTTTCATTCCATCAGATAAGGCATCCGTAAGTAAAAATGATGTTGTTTCTTTTAAAGCTCTGTAGGATTTAGGCTTGTTTTCCAAAAGAATACGCCCATTGTGATCTGTAACCTTTGTAAAAAGCACAGGCTCCGTATAAATTCCCTTATTGGCTATAGCTGCATAGGCGGCTGTTAATTCCAGGTTTGATACGCCGTCAGTAAGCCCTCCTAAGGCTGCAGACGCATAATGATCATTTTCTGTTAAAGTATGTATTCCTAATTTTTCTGCGTAGGAAATTCCCAGATCAGGAGAAACTGTTTCCATTAAACAGCGGACTGCTACAATGTTCATAGAATATACTATTCCCTCTCTGATATTTGCATATCCTGTAAAATTATTATACCAATTTCTAAAGCTTTTATCGCCTACCCTATACGGGCCGTCATAATACACAGTTGCCAGACTGGCCTTTCCCGTATCTAAAGCAGGTGCAAAGGAGGTAAGCACCTTAAATGTAGAACCTGGCTGTCTGAGAGTATCTGTGGCCCTGTTTAAAGTTCTGTTTCCCTGTTTTTCTCCCCACCCTCCGCATAAAGCCTTTACTTGGCCGGTAGATTGTTCTATCAGCACAAAAGAAATCTGAGGCTGGGGAATATAGCTTAAATACTCTCCTGCTATTTGATCCCCCTCCTTTATTACATGTTCCTTAAACTCTTTAATAATGATGTTTATTTCCTCTGTCCCTGAATATAATTTTTTAGCCTTCCCGCCTTTTTCCGTGAAAAATTTTTCTACATCTGACTCTGAATAATGAACGGTTAAGCCGTCATTTTGTTTCACAGACAGCCGGTACTCCATATCCCATAAGGTTTCTGAATAATTATCCGGATTATTAATTTCCTGGTCTGCAATCTGCTGTATTTTACTATCCTGAGTAGTATAAATAGACAATCCTCCTCCGTACACCATATTCTTAGCCTTTGTTTCCGAATATCCAAGATCAGACACCAGTTTATTTTCTACCTGCTTAATGACTTCATCTGTAAAATAAGTATATTTATGAGAATCAGACTCCACCTGTCTGTTTACTTCCTGAATTCTGTCATATACATGATCTTTGGCAGCCTCTTTATATTCTGCCTCTGAAATCATATGAAAAGACAGCATATGGTCCAGAATTTTCAGACGGCGTTCCCTGTTTGCCTCTGCTCCTGTAATAGGATTTAAGTGGGAAGGATTTTTCGTAATTCCAGCCAGCACAGTACATTCTGACAAGGTCAAATCCTTCAGTTCTTTATTAAAATATCTTCTGGCCGCCACCTTTACCCCTAAAGTATTAGATCCTAAATTAATGGTATTGAGATAATTAGTCATAATTACCTTTTTGTCCATAACCTTTGTCAGGGAAACTGCCAGATACCATTCTTGTATTTTCCTTTTTACCCTATCTCCAAATGTTTTTTCCATCCCGCCCTGAAACACAGTATTCTTAATTAGCTGCTGGGTGATTGTGCTGCCTCCTCCTGCAGATGAATCCCCGGTTACTACTCCTTTTGCCCCACGGATAATGCCTTTAATGTCGATTCCTTTATTATTCCAAAAGCTGTTATCCTCAACAGCAATAAAAGCATTGAGCAGATCTTCTGGAATTTCCTCGTATACAGCCTCCTCCCTGTTGCTCCCTGCCATCACAAGCCGCTCCGTTTCCCTGCCGTCACAATCATATAAAATAGAAGCAAAGCCCTGGGGACGGAAATCGTAATTTTCAATATCTGGAGCCTCCCTCACAATTTTATAGATAATACCGGCTCCTATCATCATTAAAACAGCTGCAACAATCAATAAAGTGGGAATGAATCCCTTTAAAAACAGGCGAAGGCTGTTAAATATTCTGCCTGCCATCTAATCACCTCCTTTGCTAATCTGTCCGCACATTGTCAGAAACCTGGGCCGCCTGTCCGGTTAATATATGTTCCACCGGCTCCAGTTGAAAATAATAGCTGAAAATATTTCTTCCAACGCCCACTACATTTCCTGAGCTGTAACCGTTAGCCACTCTTACGGCAACCGCGATTTTAGGATTTTCACAGGGGGCATAACCGATAAACCAGCCGTGATTAGGGCGAGATTTGGATTCTTCCGCTGTTCCCGTTTTACCTGCCACTGAAATACCTAAATTCTTTAAAGAACTGTTGGCGGCTGCAAGAGACCTCATGCCTGATTCAATATTATTCCATACTGCATCAGGCAGGTTTACTTGACTTTCTGCCTCTGAAGCATAAGCGCCAATTATATTTCCTTCCCAGTCTGTAATATGGCTGACTAAAGAAAGACGATAGCTTGTACCATGGTTTGCCAATGTCCCTGTATATCTGGCAATTTGAGTTGTAGTATAATTGTGGGTGCCCTGTCCGATGGCGGAGGGCACAGCATATTGATCTGTTACGTGAGGCTTGGCCTCCCCTATTTGAATGCCAGTAGGCTTATTTAAATCAAACATAACAGAATATTTTTCTAAAAACTCCAGGCCTTTTTCCTCTGAAAAGGTTCCGTCCTCCTTACCTCCCGCCATATACACAATATTGCATAAATAGTCATTGCAGGAATGGCGCAATGCGTCTGCGCTGGAGGAAATAATTCCGTGACCGCCTCTGTTCCAGCATCTTAACGGCGGAGACACATTATCAAAGATTCCGTCGCACATAACTGCTGTATCTGCCTGAATCATATGTTCATTTAATCCTGCCGCCACTGTAACCGGTTTAAAGGTGGAGCCTGGAGCTGTAAGCTGACTTGTAGCCCTGTTAAACAAAGGCAGAGACAGATCATTTAAAAGCTTTCCGTAATACTGGCTGTCCATTTGATTTGCCAGCAGATTATTGTCATATCCCGGATAGCTGACGCAGGCCAGCACTTGCCCGTTTCCAGGATCTATTACTACGGCTGAGCCGGAACACGGTTCTAAGGCCAGCTGAGCCGGCTTAATCTGTAAGCTGCGTATTTTCTTCCGTATAAACTCCCACTCTGTCATCAGACCATTTTCCAGGCTGGCGTAGTCGGGATCATCCTTTGGCAGCACTCCCTGCTCATAAAGCAAACACAACACTGTTTTTGCTGAAATATTATGGTTTCTGACCATCTGCTCATAAATCAGCACATCAAATTCTTTATCCTGCTTTAGCAGGGTCAAGCAATACTCTTCCAAAATAGCTTCCATATCCTGCATATTCATATACTTTTCACCTATATGCAAAGATTCGGCGTTTAAACTTCCCTGGCTGATTATATTGAAAAAATAATCTCTAAGGCTTTCCTCTTTATTCCATAAAGGGCAGTTATTCTCTAAAATCTTATTATCCTTTAATTTTTTAATTAAATATTCCTGATAAGCCGTAAAGCTGTCCTCATAGTATTCCAGTTCTGCTCCGCCCACACCGAAGGTTTCTTTTAATCTCTGCAAAACTCTATCTTTTTCCTGTGAAAAATCAGCCAGCACCTGCTGCTCCAGGGACGATGCCTCAGGCTCTTTAAAACTATCTGTGCTGATAACATGATTTTTAAATAAACTGACATACACATCGTCTACAGGAATCCTGATCTGCGCCGCTTCCTTTGCCTTAGTCATGTATTTTCTTTCTGTACTTATCATATTAGACAGCAAAATCCCTGCAATCTGCTGTTCCAGCATCTGGTAGACGGCCTCCTGCAATTCTTTATCTATAGTAAGATATACATTGTTTCCTGCTTTTGACCAAACAACATTCTCAGGCTCCGACACCTTCCGGCCCACAGAATCTGTGTAAAACTGGACAATTCCGTCTTTGCTTCTCAGTTCCTCTTCCATAGACTTCTCTATCCCGCTTTTTCCGATCATAGACTGGGCAGTATAATGGTCCTCATTATATTGGGACAGTTCTTCAGAGGAAATCAAACCTGTGTAGCCTAAAATCCCTGACATACTTTCTCCGCCATAATAAACGCGAATACTGCCCTCCTGGACGTCTGCTCCTATTAACTGATCTTTGTGCTCTGAAACTCCCACCATAGCCTCTCTTGATATATCAGAGGCCACTAAAAAAGGCAGATACTTTCTATAGGAATTCAAATATAAACCATACCTGATATTTAGAATTTGAAGAAGTTCTCCTTCAGACAGCTTTTCAGGCAGGCCATATTGAAGAAGTTCCTTCTGTGTATAAAAACTATAGTTTTCCCTGCCTAAAAGGAACATGTCCTCCCCGCACATATAACTGACAATCTCCTTTGCTGTCATATTTTTTTCTTCCTCAGTCAGCTGATTTAAATCTGCTTTTCCAAATAAATCGCCTAGAAACCTTAAAAGCCTGGTTCCTGATTCTGTAAATTCATATTCTCCTTCTTCTGAGGCGGAGATGGGAATAATTTTGTTCATTTTATTATCATCATTTACTATGACTGACAACTGATAAGCAATTCCGTTTAATGTTCCCTGTCTTTCTTTTTTTGTCTTATAATTTTGAGAATCCTCCAAAGTCAAATCATAGGATAATCTATCCTCCGCCAAAAGTGTGCCATTTCTGTCATAAATCCTCCCTCTGGTTCCCGGAATTCTCTGCTTTTTCTGAATCGTACTTATATACTTTGTTTGATAATCCTTTCCATTTAAAATCTGAAGCTGATACAGCCGCCCAATTAAAGCGGCAAACAGAAGGCAGAACACTCCTGCAAGGCCAAGTAATCTAGGCTCCTTTACTTTTATATGCAGATTGCGAAACATAAAAATTCCTTTTCCTTAAATATTACAAATGTAAGATTTTCAATTAAAAAAATAAAGGCTTTACTAATTCACCTTTGTTCTATTAGTATTACACATGTAAGATTTAAAGTCAACCACAAATTTTGTCTAATTTAAAATACAGCATATAGGACAATCAACGCTACATAATATGTTACGTACATAAGCCACATGAAAGGGGCAAAAATATTGGATATTATTTTTCATTTTCCCAAAGACATACAGGCTCAGAAAGAGCTGGCGCGGCAGGTGGCAGATGTCCACGGCAGCTTTATTCTGGAATATATTCAGTCTATGACATGCCCCGGTGAAGAAAAATCACGGCTCCTCCACTCTGTTTTAAAAATAATAAAAGAAACTGTATAGTTCTGCCCCTATAAGTAGTTACTCAGCAAAAAACTGAGTAACTATTTTTTATATAAAATTCCGTTGTGTTAGGATAGCATTTTCTACACATTTGGCCGCATATGTAGCAAGCCTGGAACCTTTATCTACTTTAAATGTATTCACTGCCTTGATCAGTCCGATTGTTCCCACTGACAGCAAATCTTCCATATCATAGTCAGTACCCTGATACTTTTTCGCCACGTGGGCCACCAATCTCATATTTCTCTCAATTAAAACATCTCTGGCCGACTGGTCACCTTCCTTACAGCGCTCTAAATATTCTCTTTCTTCTCCTGCTGTCAATGGTTTGGGGAAAGTTTTCAAAGAAAGCCACCTTAACGCTATTTATTTTATCTTATGCTTTCTTCAGATTTATAGTGCTTTTACAAGTTTTTTTTCTCTATTTCAGCTGGTCCTCCATGAACTTTCTGCTTATTCTAAGTAATTTCTCAGCTATTTTTAATCCGCTCTATGGCCTCTTTCGTTTTTTCATAGCTGCCAAAAGCAGTCAGGCGGAAAAAGCCTTCCCCTGCAGGCCCAAAGCCAGAGCCTGGAGTTCCTACAATATTACTTTTTTCCAAAAGAAAATCAAAAAATTCCCATGAACTAAGTCCGTCTGGAGTTTTCAGCCAAATATATGGAGAATTCACTCCGCCATATACTGTATAACCTGCGCTTTTCAGTCCTTTTAAAATCTCCTGGGCATTTCTCATATAATACTGAATCTGCTGCTGAATCTGAGTCTTTCCCTCCTCCAAATAAACTGCCTCCCCGGCCCTTTGCACAATGTAAGGCGTCCCATTGTATTTTGTGCCGTGGCGCCTGTTCCACATATCCCGCAAAGATACTCCGTTTCTTTTCAGGTCCTTTGGTACAACTGTAAACGCCAGACGAAGGCCTGTAAATCCTGCTTTTTTAGAAAAACTGCGCAGCTCCATAGCACACGTTCTGGCGCCCTCACATTCGTAAATAGAATGAGGAATCTGAGGGTCTGAAATATAGGCCTCATATGCTGCATCATATATAATCAAAGCATTATTTTTGTTGGCGTAATCCACCCATCTCTGAAGAGCCTCCTTGGTGATCGCCTCTCCTGTTGGATTATTAGGAAAACAAAGATATATAATATCCGGCGTTTCCTTAGGAAAATCAGGCACAAATCCATTGTCCTCTCTGCAGGGCATATAAATCAGACCCTCATATCTGCCTGTAGCCTTATTAAATTCCCCGCTTCTTCCCGCCATTACATTGCTGTCTACATATACAGGATAAACAGGATCACAGACTGCAATTTTATTATCCTGGCTAAACAACTCCTGAGTATTTCCAGAGTCGCATTTTGCTCCATCTGAAATAAATATTTCGTCAGCGCTGATCTCGCAGCCTCTAGCCTTAAAATCATTCTCCGCAATCATTTCCCGCAAAAACTCATATCCCTGTTCCGGCGCATAGCCACGGAATGTTTCTGCCTGCGCCAT
The window above is part of the Lachnoclostridium edouardi genome. Proteins encoded here:
- a CDS encoding transglycosylase domain-containing protein gives rise to the protein MAGRIFNSLRLFLKGFIPTLLIVAAVLMMIGAGIIYKIVREAPDIENYDFRPQGFASILYDCDGRETERLVMAGSNREEAVYEEIPEDLLNAFIAVEDNSFWNNKGIDIKGIIRGAKGVVTGDSSAGGGSTITQQLIKNTVFQGGMEKTFGDRVKRKIQEWYLAVSLTKVMDKKVIMTNYLNTINLGSNTLGVKVAARRYFNKELKDLTLSECTVLAGITKNPSHLNPITGAEANRERRLKILDHMLSFHMISEAEYKEAAKDHVYDRIQEVNRQVESDSHKYTYFTDEVIKQVENKLVSDLGYSETKAKNMVYGGGLSIYTTQDSKIQQIADQEINNPDNYSETLWDMEYRLSVKQNDGLTVHYSESDVEKFFTEKGGKAKKLYSGTEEINIIIKEFKEHVIKEGDQIAGEYLSYIPQPQISFVLIEQSTGQVKALCGGWGEKQGNRTLNRATDTLRQPGSTFKVLTSFAPALDTGKASLATVYYDGPYRVGDKSFRNWYNNFTGYANIREGIVYSMNIVAVRCLMETVSPDLGISYAEKLGIHTLTENDHYASAALGGLTDGVSNLELTAAYAAIANKGIYTEPVLFTKVTDHNGRILLENKPKSYRALKETTSFLLTDALSDGMKSSRRFSNVSVNSLGVKANLPFMSCGGKSGTTTSNKDIWFVGFTPYYTAGIWSGNDKNQVISGETSFHKNIWRKIMEQVHNDKKDIGFPTPEGIVSIPICRKSGKLALDDTCENDPRGTAVYNEYFVQGTEPKEQCDRHIKAEVCTDSGKLAGPYCLNRQSKVFLMIDEKEGSSDDTQYDLPGECAEKHGQELENSPITELSPNPEKESSFPEYSE
- a CDS encoding penicillin-binding transpeptidase domain-containing protein, with the protein product MFRNLHIKVKEPRLLGLAGVFCLLFAALIGRLYQLQILNGKDYQTKYISTIQKKQRIPGTRGRIYDRNGTLLAEDRLSYDLTLEDSQNYKTKKERQGTLNGIAYQLSVIVNDDNKMNKIIPISASEEGEYEFTESGTRLLRFLGDLFGKADLNQLTEEEKNMTAKEIVSYMCGEDMFLLGRENYSFYTQKELLQYGLPEKLSEGELLQILNIRYGLYLNSYRKYLPFLVASDISREAMVGVSEHKDQLIGADVQEGSIRVYYGGESMSGILGYTGLISSEELSQYNEDHYTAQSMIGKSGIEKSMEEELRSKDGIVQFYTDSVGRKVSEPENVVWSKAGNNVYLTIDKELQEAVYQMLEQQIAGILLSNMISTERKYMTKAKEAAQIRIPVDDVYVSLFKNHVISTDSFKEPEASSLEQQVLADFSQEKDRVLQRLKETFGVGGAELEYYEDSFTAYQEYLIKKLKDNKILENNCPLWNKEESLRDYFFNIISQGSLNAESLHIGEKYMNMQDMEAILEEYCLTLLKQDKEFDVLIYEQMVRNHNISAKTVLCLLYEQGVLPKDDPDYASLENGLMTEWEFIRKKIRSLQIKPAQLALEPCSGSAVVIDPGNGQVLACVSYPGYDNNLLANQMDSQYYGKLLNDLSLPLFNRATSQLTAPGSTFKPVTVAAGLNEHMIQADTAVMCDGIFDNVSPPLRCWNRGGHGIISSSADALRHSCNDYLCNIVYMAGGKEDGTFSEEKGLEFLEKYSVMFDLNKPTGIQIGEAKPHVTDQYAVPSAIGQGTHNYTTTQIARYTGTLANHGTSYRLSLVSHITDWEGNIIGAYASEAESQVNLPDAVWNNIESGMRSLAAANSSLKNLGISVAGKTGTAEESKSRPNHGWFIGYAPCENPKIAVAVRVANGYSSGNVVGVGRNIFSYYFQLEPVEHILTGQAAQVSDNVRTD